From Symbiobacterium terraclitae, the proteins below share one genomic window:
- a CDS encoding HD domain-containing protein has product MRDPVHGDIFLTETEVQVLDTREMQRLRSIKQLGAAHLVFPGCVHTRFDHSLGALHMAHRLMEALRLQGCAIDPEEAQLVRLAMLVHDVTHIPYGHTFEDERQIFPRHDAGPRLDYFLGIHSELGRTLAAAGYLDGVRAILSGRPPAPWMGQIVSSTVDADLLDYLRRDSFFAGLRMNYDDRVLSYFVKEDGRLLINMVKRGLDRPDARTEIIHLLRMRYVLTERLYLHHAKIAAGAMISKTVELHARHTGLREEALYGLGDQTFLDLMARLPGPGVIQELVDGVTNRRLYKRAYVLSGDTLGEERDGFIARYGGQSEAREELETQIAQKARLKPGQVIVYCPKASFFKEVQVPVRSRHGVGPLLELDRSGEVAAMARQYEGLWRTYVFCPAEKVDAVRRACEKLFGYESEYK; this is encoded by the coding sequence CGAGACTGAGGTCCAGGTGCTCGACACCCGGGAGATGCAGCGGCTCCGGTCGATCAAGCAGCTGGGTGCGGCCCACCTGGTCTTCCCCGGGTGCGTCCACACCCGGTTCGACCACAGCCTCGGGGCGCTGCACATGGCCCACCGCCTGATGGAGGCGCTCCGGCTGCAGGGCTGTGCGATCGACCCCGAGGAGGCGCAGCTCGTGCGCCTGGCGATGCTGGTGCACGACGTGACCCACATCCCCTACGGCCACACCTTCGAGGACGAGCGGCAGATCTTCCCCAGGCACGATGCCGGCCCCCGGCTGGACTACTTCCTCGGCATCCACAGCGAGCTGGGCCGCACCCTGGCCGCCGCCGGCTACCTGGACGGGGTGAGGGCGATCCTGTCCGGCCGCCCTCCCGCGCCGTGGATGGGCCAGATCGTCTCCTCCACCGTCGACGCCGACCTGCTGGACTACCTGCGGCGTGACTCCTTCTTCGCGGGCCTGCGCATGAACTACGATGACCGGGTCCTCTCCTACTTCGTGAAGGAGGACGGCCGGCTGCTGATCAACATGGTGAAGCGCGGGCTGGACCGGCCCGACGCCCGGACCGAGATCATCCACCTGCTGCGGATGCGCTACGTCCTGACCGAGCGCCTCTACCTCCACCACGCCAAGATCGCCGCCGGGGCGATGATCTCGAAGACCGTTGAACTCCACGCCAGGCACACCGGCCTCAGGGAGGAGGCGCTCTACGGCCTCGGCGACCAGACCTTCCTGGACCTCATGGCCCGGCTGCCCGGGCCGGGCGTCATCCAGGAGCTGGTGGACGGCGTGACCAACCGCCGGCTGTACAAGCGCGCCTACGTGCTCTCAGGTGACACGCTGGGCGAGGAGCGGGACGGCTTCATCGCCCGCTACGGCGGCCAGTCTGAGGCCCGGGAGGAGCTGGAGACGCAGATCGCGCAGAAAGCCCGGCTGAAGCCGGGGCAGGTGATCGTCTACTGCCCGAAGGCGAGCTTCTTCAAGGAAGTCCAGGTGCCCGTCCGCTCCCGCCACGGCGTCGGCCCGCTGCTCGAACTGGACCGCTCCGGCGAGGTGGCCGCCATGGCCCGGCAGTACGAGGGGCTCTGGCGGACGTACGTCTTTTGCCCGGC